The window CATTGAAAAATTGTTGGCAGACCACTTCGATCTTCACGATTGTGAGATCAAAGGTTTGGTAGGTTACGCCAATTCCAATTACCTGATCAAATCCAGGGGGGAACGTTTTGTCTTCAAGACTTATCGGTACGATGAGGAGGAGCTGGCGATCATCGGAGCTGAGAATGAATTATTGCTGTTTTTACAACGGAAAGCAGACAAGCCCGATCAATTTCCCATGCCTGTATCTTCCAAGCAGGGGGAATACCTCATCGATGTTACACTTGATGGAGTACGAGTCATAGGCCGAATGCTTTCTTTCCTGTCAGGGGATTTTTCTGGTGACCATACGATGCGTCAGGAATCCGCTGAAAGTCTCGGTACTTTCTTAGCCGAAATGGACTTGTTGTTGAAAGATTTTGATCATCCGCTATACAAGGGTAGGGCCTGGGAATGGGATATTCAGCACCTGGGATTGATCAAGAAATACGTTAATGATATTCCTGACCAACATCAACGGAGTATTGTTAGATATTTCATTCATCAGTTTGAAGTGGAAGTAGCGGAACACTTACCTCAATTACGCAAGCAAGTGATTCACAACGATGCTAACGAGATGAACCTGCTACAGCATGAACAGGACATTACAGGGATCATTGATTTTGGAGATGCGACTTGCTCACCATTGATCAATGAATTGGCAGTCGCACTGACTTACGCTTGCTACGACAAAGAGGACCCATTACACTGGTTGGTAACTATTTCCAAGTCCTATCACCGGAAAATTCAGCTAAAACCGCTGGAAGTTGACCTGCTTTACTACCTGATTGCGGCACGCTTATGCCTCAGTGTTTGTAATTCGGCACATGCCCGAAAAGTAGACCCGGACAACACGTATGCGACGGTTAGTGAAGATAATGCCTGGTCTATGTTGCATAAGTGGCTGGAAACAGGTCCAACAAAGGTTTCCCGTTTGCTTAGAGAATCGCTTGGATTGCAATTGCCTGTCTTGTCAGAGATTTCAGAAAAGCTAGCACATAGGAATCAACATCTGAGTGAAACCCTTTCTGTAAGCTATTCGACGCCAATCTGGATGGAGCGCGCTGCCTTCCAATATATGTATGACAGTTATGGAAATGCCATATTGGATGCGTATAACAACATTCCCCATGTTGGTCATTGCCATCCGCATGTGGTAGAGCGGGCCTCTGCTCAGATGGCTAGGCTCAATACCAATACACGCTACCTCTACGATCAATTGACGGCATATGCGGAGCAGCTACTAGCCAAGTTTCCTAAGCCATTAAACAAGGTCTTTTTTGTCAACTCAGGAAGTGCTGCCACGGACCTGGCACTGCGTTTGGTCAGGAAGCATACGGGTAGCGATTCTATCATGGTGTTGGAGCATGGCTATCATGGAAATACCCAATTGGGCATTGATGTGAGTGATTACAAGTTCAGCCATGCCAGGGGACAGGGCCAACAACCTTATATTCACAAGACGGCTCTTCCGGATACGTATCGGGGTAAGTACGGGGGAGAAGATGCAGGCATGAAATATGCCACTGATGCCGTGGCCGAAATCCGATCGGCCACTGAAAAGATTGTTGCGTTCATCGCTGAACCCATTGTCGGATGTGGGGGACAGGTACCCTTAGCAGAAGGCTATTTGAAACCAGTCTATGCAGCCATTCGAGCACAAGGTGGGCTTTGCATCAGTGACGAAGTACAGACTGGTTTTGGTCGGGTTGGGGATCAGTTTTGGGGCTTTGAACAGCAAGGTGTCGTTCCTGATCTCGTCATCCTCGGCAAGCCCATGGGAAATGGCCATCCGATCGGTGCAGTGGTCACTACGGATGAAGTTGCGGCTTCTTTTGAACAGGGAGTAGAGTTTTTTAGCTCCTTTGGTGGTAATCCGGTTTCTTGTGTCATAGGGCAGGCTGTGCTTGATGTCATTGAAAATGAAGGCTTGCAACATCATGCAAGAACTGTAGGAGACTACTATCAGCAGCAGTTACGGGAACTGAGTAAGACACACCCGTGCATCGGAGATGTTCGCGGTTCCGGATTATTCATTGGAATTGATATCGTGAAACCAGGAACCACAGGAACAGATAGAGCACTTGCATCGCACATCAAGAATTTCTTAAGAAGTAATCATATCCTCATCAGTACGGATGGCCCTGATGATAGTGTCCTGAAAACCAAGCCTCCGATGTGCTTTAACCGAGCAAATGTGGATCAGGTGGTGGACCACATTGATCAGGCAATTAAGGTGTTCAGTGCTAAATAAATATGCAGGTGATAACACTTGCATTGACCTGGATGATTGATGTTGACCCCCGATGAAGCCCCAGTTAAGGTCACTCCAAGGGGAGTCTTTGCTAAAAATGTTATGTTGATTACCGATTTTCAAAGATTCCATTCCTGGAATGACTTCTGTAAATTAAAGCTTCAACCTTAACTTAAGAGCATTGGAAGCCCCCGAAGGAGTTATCTCCGTGGGCTTTAGTAGTGTGGATTCTCTTGATTCCAAATACTAAGCCGTCACTGGAGCTTCCTTCCTTACATAATGCTTTGGTAAGTGCTTCTTCAGGTCTTTCACAAATTGCTTATAATCCACCGTGATGGTGTGTCGAGCTGATTTTACTTGCTTGATGTGTGGGTGGGTTACTTCTCGTCGGCATAATTCAGCAATATTGGATGGCCGCTTCCATTTTCCTGCGATCTCTCTGGCTGCAATTTTGCTTTGCAATTCCGATCCTGGCCAAATGCATCCCAATGGTTGGAACATGCCGATGAAATAAAGGTTTTGATGCTTTTCGTGCATCATTTTCAGGTACAAAGGAACATCTCCTTCACTATAATCGATGAAGTCGTGATCGAAAAACGGATGCGTCAATACGAAGCCGGTACAAGCAATAACTGTATCAAATTCTTCTGAACTCCCATCTTTGAAGTGTACGGTCTGCCCGTCGAAACGATCTATGTCTACTTTAGGAAAGACTTTCCCATGTCGGAGTTTGTACAAGAGTTCGTCATTTACGGTAGGGTGGGTTTTACCAACTCTTTGTGTAGGTTTCTGTAAACCATACAGTTCATTGGATCCCTGAATGATCCCAACGGTCATTTCCGAAAGTAAGTATTTGAGTTTCCTCGGAAGAAAGTTCAAGCCACCTGCAATCACATCGCTGGGCTTGCCAAAAAGGAACTTGGGAATGATCCGATAGCCCCGGCGCATGCTTATCGTTGTTTTGGCCGTCACACGGCTGGTTTCAACTGCTACATCACAAGCTGAATTGCCACCACCAATCACTAAAACGCGCTTATCAGTAAAGGGAGCAGCTTTTTTGAATTGATGTGAATGCAACAACTCACCAGTAAATTCTCCCGGATATTCTGGGTACCGAGGTTTCCAATGATGTCCGTTGCAAACGACCAGGTCTGAAAAGATCGTCTTACTTGTTTCTCCTTCTTTCTGTGTGGTAACTTCCCAGGTGCCATTTTCTAATAGCTTACAATGTTCAACCAAGGTATTGAACTGGATTGCTCGATACAGATCAAAATGTTTGGCGTAAGCCTGGAAATATCTTCTGAGCTGGTCATGAGATGGGTAGTCCGGGATGCCGGCTTCAAAATCGTCGAAAGTGAAGTCTTCGTATTGTGAAAGCGTTTTTGAGCTAATGATATGAGTGGTTTCAAAGACACTGCTATGGCTTTCCTGTTCGCTAAAGATCCAGTTGCCACCTACTTCAGGATTATAATCATAGCATACTACATCTAACCCTTCATCCAACAAATTCTTTACGGCAGTAATCCCTGAAGGACCTGCACCAATCACGCATACTTTCTTCATACTCAAATAAGCTTCACTACCAAACTTAGTCAATATGTGATAATCGGTACCCTCCGGAATGATGACTGCTTTTAATTGATAGGCCTTGTCTGAAATAAAGGTAATTCCATCTCCTCTGATAGGTAGATGGCCTGAAAGCCTATTTCCGCCCTGTGGTGTTGGTGGTTTGGATTAAATGCCATTCCGGTGATCACATAATGTGGTCCCAATGCACAATCAGGATGGGTGCATACCTGTTCGTTATAGATATGACTATCGGAAATCCAGGTTAAATGTAGGTCCTGATGCATCAATCCTACATGTGGGTTCCCTTTAGCTAATGCACCATTTTCATCATAGTGATAAACAAAACCTAACACGATGATTTGATTCTTCTTTTGTACTACATAATTCCAGCCAAACCCATCACCGGTAAAACATGACTGAAAACCCAAGAGTTTGGTCCGTTTCGTGAAAGTTATATCCACAGTTCGAACCGGTAACCAAAAGTGATGTACTGGTTTTTCTTCCCAGTAACCATGCCATTGTCCAGTAAACCGTCTTAATATATGGAAAGCCTCGATGGTATTTGTACGAAAGGGTGTTTCTTGATTGATGGGATGACTAAACTGATGATGAGGTAGCCTTTTGAATTTTCTCAGCACGAAACTGTAGCTCCGTTTCGATTGTCCCAGCCTTTCATGAAATACTAAAGATTCCTTAAGGCCATGCCAGAAAAGTAGTTCAAAATTTTCCTTAGAAGGACTGTAATCCCGAAACACGATCGCAAAATCAGCTAATTGTTCATAGTCCTCGGATAGTAAGAATTCCGTTTTCAAATGCCGTGCATCTATAAGGAATGGGCCAGCTTTGGAGGGCAGCCATATGAGTAACCCAAGCATAATGGTGTTCATTTGGCAGCGGTTTTTGATTGCGAATGCACGGGTAGGTTCCAGGAGATGTAAACGATGGACGCCAAAGTAATCGTCTTGATCGCTATGAAGAACAAATCATCCATGTCCGCTGAAGAAATTGTACTTAGAAATCCGAGCGCGGTGATTGTAGCAGCAATCAGATTCACCCATTTATTGAACTGCGCAGGTAAAATTTTGGAAAGCAATACCATGCTGATGGGGATTTCCAGGATTACTCCAAATAGGAGTACTTGGGTTTCAGGTATCTCTTGGCTGATCATCTCCTGAAATGCGACCGGATTCAGGAATTGGTGTAAGTCCCTAAAAACGATGTTGAATAGTACGAAGATCCACAATGTGGAAAGGAGTGAAGGGGTACTGACAAATTGTTTCATGACCTTTTTAGTGGCAAAATTTGCCGCGCCATGAGCCAATGTCATTCACTTAAGTTAATAACCGCCTCAGATGATTTTGATGGATTTGTTTTTAAATCGGAGGTTGCGTGGCTTGATCGAAAAGACGTTTCCGAATCCGGCTCAATGATTGGGGCTGCATGCCAAGGTAGCTGGCAATTTGGTGATGAGGTACTCGGTGGAATAGGAAAGGTTTGGTATTCATCAGATGTGAGTAGCGCTCTTCTGGAGAAGAATGGACAAATCGAGTCATTTCTGCCCTCGAGGTTTCTAGTTTTTCCTTCGATACCTGCTGGATCAATACATCTAGTCTCGGAACCAGTCTTCTGATATGGTCTTCCATGCTTTCACTACCAATCATCAATGTGCAAGGTTCAATGCATTCCAGAGAGTAGTCAGAGACTTGATTTTTACCACCACCAATGTATACTGCGGTTCCATCGCCTTCCGTGAAAAAATTGGTGGTCTTTTCTTCGCCATGACGATTGGTGAACTCTCTGATACAGCCAGACAATACCAGATAGCACCTTGAGGTTTTTTGTCCTTGAGAGATCAGAACGGTTCCTTTTTCAAAATCTTCCACATGGACTTCTTCAACGATTAAGTCTTTTTCAGCTTGTGACAGCATTTCAATCTGGTTAATAATGACTCTTAATTTATCCTTGCCTTCCATGTACCAGATGGGTTATGATGTAGCTCCATGAATTAAAAATAATGTATTATCCTATGGTTGACGTTTTAATTAAAGTTCAATGCTCTAATTGCTTCATCGGCAACAAAAAAACCTCGACAATCATTTGCCGAGGTTCATTGGTATTTTTGTCACGTTGACGTTTAGATCTTCAAGTCTTCCGGGGTAAATCCATTGTTGAATTTGACTTGTGAAGAAATTTGTGTCAAAAATGGTTCTGCACTGGGTTTACCGTCCGCACCTGGTTGGAATGCCCATCTTTTAGTAGGCAGTAGTAAACCATTGATTGCTTCATATTCCACTTTCATTTTCAATACAGGCTGATTGACACCCATTGCCGGAAGTGAAAAGAAGAAGTGATCAACGAGCATGGTTTCCGGGTTTAAGTAGAGTACATAGGCGTCATTTTGCAGCTTTCCTGTTGTTTCACTTTCGTAAGCGACGCTGATTTTATGATAGTTCACACCATCCACTTCTTCCGAGCCCATGTATTTATGGATGGTTCCGGGGTTGAGCATTTTGTAAAACATCGCAAACCAGAAGTAGTTAGCTCTTCGAAGAAAATCCGTTCCACCGAGTACTTGTGGGTCATCCATGGCACTACCGTCCATAACGCATGCAGGTTTGTTGTCCACCAAAGATTGAATAACCACTCCGCCTTTACCAGGCATCACATTGATGTCGTGTTGGGTGTATTTGGCCCAGGAGTGCTCACCTTCGAAAATGTATCGTTCGGTGGATACATCTTTTTTGCCATCAGCGTAGACGTAGTTGTATAGGAACTCCACATCTTTCTGAGACCACAGCTTGTCCCAGCCACCGACTTTGGCCTCCATTTGCTGTAGTAATTCTTTTGGGTCC of the Cytophagales bacterium genome contains:
- a CDS encoding aminotransferase class III-fold pyridoxal phosphate-dependent enzyme; amino-acid sequence: MSYSIEKLLADHFDLHDCEIKGLVGYANSNYLIKSRGERFVFKTYRYDEEELAIIGAENELLLFLQRKADKPDQFPMPVSSKQGEYLIDVTLDGVRVIGRMLSFLSGDFSGDHTMRQESAESLGTFLAEMDLLLKDFDHPLYKGRAWEWDIQHLGLIKKYVNDIPDQHQRSIVRYFIHQFEVEVAEHLPQLRKQVIHNDANEMNLLQHEQDITGIIDFGDATCSPLINELAVALTYACYDKEDPLHWLVTISKSYHRKIQLKPLEVDLLYYLIAARLCLSVCNSAHARKVDPDNTYATVSEDNAWSMLHKWLETGPTKVSRLLRESLGLQLPVLSEISEKLAHRNQHLSETLSVSYSTPIWMERAAFQYMYDSYGNAILDAYNNIPHVGHCHPHVVERASAQMARLNTNTRYLYDQLTAYAEQLLAKFPKPLNKVFFVNSGSAATDLALRLVRKHTGSDSIMVLEHGYHGNTQLGIDVSDYKFSHARGQGQQPYIHKTALPDTYRGKYGGEDAGMKYATDAVAEIRSATEKIVAFIAEPIVGCGGQVPLAEGYLKPVYAAIRAQGGLCISDEVQTGFGRVGDQFWGFEQQGVVPDLVILGKPMGNGHPIGAVVTTDEVAASFEQGVEFFSSFGGNPVSCVIGQAVLDVIENEGLQHHARTVGDYYQQQLRELSKTHPCIGDVRGSGLFIGIDIVKPGTTGTDRALASHIKNFLRSNHILISTDGPDDSVLKTKPPMCFNRANVDQVVDHIDQAIKVFSAK
- a CDS encoding NAD(P)-binding domain-containing protein, yielding MKKVCVIGAGPSGITAVKNLLDEGLDVVCYDYNPEVGGNWIFSEQESHSSVFETTHIISSKTLSQYEDFTFDDFEAGIPDYPSHDQLRRYFQAYAKHFDLYRAIQFNTLVEHCKLLENGTWEVTTQKEGETSKTIFSDLVVCNGHHWKPRYPEYPGEFTGELLHSHQFKKAAPFTDKRVLVIGGGNSACDVAVETSRVTAKTTISMRRGYRIIPKFLFGKPSDVIAGGLNFLPRKLKYLLSEMTVGIIQGSNELYGLQKPTQRVGKTHPTVNDELLYKLRHGKVFPKVDIDRFDGQTVHFKDGSSEEFDTVIACTGFVLTHPFFDHDFIDYSEGDVPLYLKMMHEKHQNLYFIGMFQPLGCIWPGSELQSKIAAREIAGKWKRPSNIAELCRREVTHPHIKQVKSARHTITVDYKQFVKDLKKHLPKHYVRKEAPVTA
- a CDS encoding DUF6326 family protein, translating into MTLAHGAANFATKKVMKQFVSTPSLLSTLWIFVLFNIVFRDLHQFLNPVAFQEMISQEIPETQVLLFGVILEIPISMVLLSKILPAQFNKWVNLIAATITALGFLSTISSADMDDLFFIAIKTITLASIVYISWNLPVHSQSKTAAK
- a CDS encoding Crp/Fnr family transcriptional regulator yields the protein MEGKDKLRVIINQIEMLSQAEKDLIVEEVHVEDFEKGTVLISQGQKTSRCYLVLSGCIREFTNRHGEEKTTNFFTEGDGTAVYIGGGKNQVSDYSLECIEPCTLMIGSESMEDHIRRLVPRLDVLIQQVSKEKLETSRAEMTRFVHSSPEERYSHLMNTKPFLFHRVPHHQIASYLGMQPQSLSRIRKRLFDQATQPPI
- a CDS encoding DUF6503 family protein gives rise to the protein MKTFTRIGLLASAFLITLTSLAQTPDPKELLQQMEAKVGGWDKLWSQKDVEFLYNYVYADGKKDVSTERYIFEGEHSWAKYTQHDINVMPGKGGVVIQSLVDNKPACVMDGSAMDDPQVLGGTDFLRRANYFWFAMFYKMLNPGTIHKYMGSEEVDGVNYHKISVAYESETTGKLQNDAYVLYLNPETMLVDHFFFSLPAMGVNQPVLKMKVEYEAINGLLLPTKRWAFQPGADGKPSAEPFLTQISSQVKFNNGFTPEDLKI